The Thermococcus thermotolerans genome contains a region encoding:
- a CDS encoding DUF302 domain-containing protein — MKGEMNEMEKGGMKSHEKMEGMKGMNGKGKMKGGCKGHGKGMKGMGKGHHGMHGMEEPKKEYAYVREVETGFDETVAKVKEELKKEGFGVLSEIRVDSLFKEKLNLDMEPYVILGACNPNYSSRLIGIDINSGTFLPCNIVVYVKEGKTYVSLLLPTVAMSVTGNDELLEVAAKVEDILKGVVDRV; from the coding sequence ATGAAAGGTGAAATGAATGAAATGGAGAAAGGCGGAATGAAGAGCCACGAAAAGATGGAAGGCATGAAGGGAATGAATGGCAAAGGGAAAATGAAAGGAGGCTGTAAAGGCCACGGCAAGGGAATGAAGGGCATGGGAAAGGGCCACCACGGAATGCACGGAATGGAGGAACCCAAGAAGGAGTACGCCTATGTCAGAGAGGTTGAAACCGGTTTCGATGAGACTGTGGCGAAGGTCAAGGAGGAGCTGAAGAAGGAGGGCTTCGGGGTTCTCAGCGAGATAAGGGTTGACAGCCTCTTCAAGGAGAAGCTCAACCTTGACATGGAGCCCTATGTCATACTCGGTGCCTGCAACCCGAACTACTCGAGTCGGCTCATCGGAATAGACATCAACAGCGGTACCTTCCTGCCCTGCAATATCGTGGTGTACGTGAAGGAAGGGAAGACCTACGTGAGCCTGCTGCTCCCGACGGTCGCAATGAGCGTAACCGGGAACGACGAGCTGCTTGAGGTCGCGGCGAAGGTCGAGGATATACTGAAGGGCGTCGTTGACAGGGTTTGA